A portion of the Aquicoccus sp. G2-2 genome contains these proteins:
- a CDS encoding phosphatidylglycerophosphatase A: MIHLITTFFHIGHMRPAPGTWGSLAGLTTGFLLFVAGGWGFVAMLIPLVFLLGWWATARETRGKVDHDPSEIVIDEVVGQWIALLPVLIGASHAGFTGTSALALWPGWIAAFVLFRLFDIWKPSLIGRADRRADALGVMLDDAIAGVAAGLCTAAAAGIAHGLLGL, from the coding sequence ATGATCCATCTCATCACCACCTTCTTTCATATCGGCCATATGCGCCCGGCCCCCGGCACCTGGGGCTCACTCGCCGGGCTGACCACCGGGTTCTTGCTGTTTGTTGCTGGCGGTTGGGGCTTTGTCGCCATGCTGATCCCGTTGGTTTTCCTGCTTGGCTGGTGGGCAACGGCGCGTGAAACCCGTGGCAAAGTCGATCATGATCCGTCCGAGATCGTGATTGACGAAGTCGTCGGCCAGTGGATCGCCCTGCTGCCGGTGTTGATCGGGGCCAGCCATGCCGGGTTCACCGGAACCAGCGCCCTTGCGCTCTGGCCCGGCTGGATTGCTGCCTTCGTGTTGTTCCGGCTGTTCGACATCTGGAAACCCTCGCTGATTGGCCGGGCCGACCGGCGCGCAGATGCGCTTGGCGTGATGCTCGACGATGCGATTGCCGGGGTCGCGGCGGGGCTTTGCACCGCAGCCGCTGCTGGAATCGCACATGGGCTACTCGGGCTATGA
- a CDS encoding bifunctional 2-C-methyl-D-erythritol 4-phosphate cytidylyltransferase/2-C-methyl-D-erythritol 2,4-cyclodiphosphate synthase has product MQAAAIIVAAGRGTRAGAGVAKQWRTLGQGTVLDQTLSRFSTHPGIGAIILVLNPDDIAAGRAPDIPCLTIVPGGASRRSSVLAGLTAAEAIGADNVLIHDAARPCVSAGIITAVLCALETHCAAAPALPVTDALWRGTKARVTASVPRDALYRAQTPQGFHLAPILTAHRAQNGDAADDVEIALAAGLEVAIVPGDEDNLKITHPGDFVRAERILEARMDVRLGNGFDVHAFGPGAHVTLCGVQIPHRRGLKGHSDADVAMHAVTDALYGALAEGDIGRHFPPTDPQWKGAASAIFLTHAADLARARGYSIGNVDCTIICEQPKITPHATAMQARMAELLAVEPARISIKATTSERLGFTGREEGIAAIATATLVKP; this is encoded by the coding sequence ATGCAAGCCGCCGCCATCATCGTTGCCGCCGGACGCGGCACCCGCGCGGGGGCGGGCGTGGCGAAACAATGGCGCACGCTCGGCCAAGGCACGGTGCTTGATCAGACACTCAGCCGGTTTTCCACCCATCCCGGCATCGGCGCGATCATTCTGGTCCTGAACCCCGATGATATCGCCGCTGGCCGCGCGCCGGATATACCCTGCCTGACCATAGTGCCCGGCGGTGCCAGCCGCCGCTCTTCCGTTCTGGCCGGGCTCACGGCGGCAGAAGCCATCGGCGCGGATAATGTTCTCATCCATGACGCCGCCCGCCCCTGTGTCAGCGCCGGGATTATCACTGCCGTGCTTTGCGCGCTCGAAACCCACTGTGCCGCCGCCCCGGCCTTGCCGGTCACCGATGCGCTCTGGCGCGGCACCAAGGCCCGCGTCACTGCCAGCGTGCCGCGCGATGCGCTTTACCGCGCGCAAACCCCGCAAGGCTTTCACCTTGCCCCGATCCTCACCGCCCACAGGGCACAAAACGGCGACGCTGCGGATGATGTCGAAATAGCCCTTGCCGCCGGGCTTGAGGTGGCCATTGTTCCGGGCGATGAAGATAACCTGAAGATAACCCACCCCGGCGATTTTGTCCGGGCTGAACGCATTTTGGAGGCGCGAATGGATGTCCGGCTTGGCAATGGTTTTGACGTTCACGCGTTTGGCCCCGGCGCCCATGTCACACTCTGCGGGGTGCAAATTCCGCATAGACGCGGCCTCAAAGGCCATTCCGATGCTGATGTCGCCATGCACGCGGTCACCGATGCGCTCTATGGTGCCTTGGCCGAAGGCGATATCGGGCGCCATTTCCCGCCAACCGATCCGCAATGGAAAGGTGCCGCCAGCGCGATTTTCCTGACCCATGCCGCCGATCTTGCCCGCGCTCGCGGCTACAGCATCGGAAATGTCGATTGCACCATCATCTGTGAACAGCCGAAAATCACCCCCCACGCCACCGCCATGCAAGCGCGCATGGCAGAGCTGCTCGCGGTTGAGCCAGCGCGCATTTCGATCAAGGCCACCACCTCCGAACGGCTGGGTTTTACTGGCCGCGAAGAAGGCATCGCAGCCATCGCAACGGCCACCCTTGTGAAACCATGA
- a CDS encoding peroxiredoxin: MKAGMPVPNITFHTRVRDESIEGPNPFRWEDKTSADYFKGKRVILFSLPGAFTPTCSTYQLPGFEKNAAAFREHGIDEIYCLSVNDAFVMNKWAQSQDLNAVKVIPDGSGEFTRRMGMLVAKDNLGFGARSWRYATIINDGMIEVWFEEPGICDNHAEDPYGVSSPETLLAYLEKQNEEKAA, translated from the coding sequence ATGAAAGCCGGTATGCCCGTTCCCAACATCACGTTCCACACCCGCGTGCGCGACGAAAGCATTGAGGGCCCCAACCCGTTCCGTTGGGAAGACAAGACCAGCGCCGACTATTTCAAAGGCAAGCGGGTCATCTTGTTTTCGCTGCCCGGCGCATTCACCCCGACCTGCTCGACCTATCAACTGCCGGGGTTCGAGAAGAACGCCGCCGCCTTCCGTGAGCACGGCATCGACGAAATATACTGCCTGTCAGTCAACGACGCTTTCGTGATGAACAAATGGGCGCAATCGCAAGACCTCAATGCGGTCAAGGTCATCCCCGATGGCTCGGGCGAGTTTACCCGTCGCATGGGGATGCTGGTGGCCAAGGACAACCTTGGTTTTGGCGCGCGCAGCTGGCGCTATGCCACGATCATCAATGACGGCATGATCGAGGTTTGGTTCGAAGAGCCGGGCATCTGCGACAACCACGCCGAAGACCCTTACGGCGTGTCCAGCCCGGAAACCCTGCTGGCCTACCTCGAAAAGCAGAATGAGGAAAAAGCCGCCTGA
- the lipA gene encoding lipoyl synthase: protein MRDLNIPDQRHPEKAHRPDKAQPKKPSWIRVKAPSGAGYANTHRIMRENKLSTVCEEAGCPNVGECWSQGHATMMIMGEICTRGCSFCNVATGRPDALDAFEPGRVAHAVKTLGLNHVVITSVDRDDLQDGGAEHFAQTIRAVRHQSPETTIEILTPDFLRCAPEVLEKVVEARPDVFNHNLETVPGLYPEVRPGARYFHSLRLLQRVKELDPAMFTKSGIMVGLGEERQQVSQVMDDMRAADVDFLTIGQYLQPTPKHHEVAKFVHPDEFAAYEKAAYGKGFLMVSATPLTRSSYHAGDDFARLRENRLKKLGRG from the coding sequence ATGCGCGATCTCAACATCCCCGACCAGCGCCACCCCGAAAAAGCGCATCGCCCCGACAAGGCGCAGCCGAAGAAGCCAAGCTGGATCAGGGTCAAGGCACCTTCGGGGGCGGGCTATGCCAACACCCACCGGATCATGCGCGAGAACAAGCTTTCCACCGTCTGTGAAGAGGCGGGCTGCCCGAATGTGGGGGAGTGCTGGAGCCAGGGTCATGCGACGATGATGATCATGGGCGAGATTTGCACCCGTGGCTGTTCGTTTTGCAATGTGGCCACCGGCAGACCGGATGCGCTTGACGCATTTGAGCCGGGGCGGGTGGCGCATGCAGTGAAGACGCTAGGGCTTAATCATGTGGTGATTACCAGCGTTGATCGGGATGATTTGCAAGATGGTGGGGCAGAGCATTTCGCACAGACCATTCGCGCGGTGCGCCACCAAAGCCCGGAGACGACGATTGAAATTCTGACCCCGGATTTCCTGCGCTGTGCGCCGGAGGTGCTGGAGAAGGTGGTGGAAGCGCGCCCGGACGTGTTCAATCACAACCTTGAAACCGTGCCGGGGCTTTACCCCGAAGTTCGCCCCGGCGCGCGGTATTTCCACAGCTTGCGCTTGTTGCAGCGGGTGAAGGAACTTGACCCGGCGATGTTCACCAAGTCGGGCATCATGGTCGGGCTTGGCGAAGAGCGCCAGCAGGTTTCGCAGGTGATGGATGACATGCGCGCGGCGGATGTGGATTTTCTGACCATCGGGCAGTATCTGCAACCAACGCCCAAGCATCATGAGGTGGCAAAATTTGTCCACCCCGACGAATTTGCCGCCTATGAGAAAGCCGCCTATGGCAAGGGGTTCCTGATGGTTTCCGCCACGCCGCTGACGCGGTCGAGCTATCACGCGGGCGATGATTTCGCACGGCTGCGGGAAAACCGGCTCAAAAAACTTGGGCGTGGTTGA
- a CDS encoding c-type cytochrome, whose product MRKFLKFLVVLALLGAAFAWWLSAPKRVDQARFAALTGDATHGEQVFWAAGCASCHAAPGAKGDARLVLSGGLGFATPFGTFHAPNISQSSSQGIGGWSLADLANAVMQGVSPSGAHLYPAFPYTTYSHAKPQDIADLYAFLKTLPASDQPNQAHDVGFPFNIRRGLGLWKVLFMRKGWVVADVTGEEATRGRYLAEALGHCGECHTPRNAIGGPDYARWLQGAPTPDGKGKIPAITPDKLTWSTTDIAAYLSTGFTPEYDSAGGEMADVVQNLAHLPEADLLAIAAYLKQVPAAAK is encoded by the coding sequence ATGCGCAAGTTTCTGAAGTTTCTCGTTGTCCTCGCGCTTCTGGGCGCGGCATTCGCATGGTGGCTCAGCGCGCCCAAGCGGGTTGATCAGGCGCGTTTTGCGGCGCTCACCGGGGACGCGACCCATGGTGAGCAGGTGTTCTGGGCGGCGGGCTGTGCCTCTTGCCATGCCGCACCCGGCGCCAAGGGCGATGCCCGGCTTGTGCTGTCGGGTGGGCTTGGCTTTGCCACACCGTTCGGCACATTCCACGCCCCCAACATTTCACAAAGCAGCAGTCAGGGCATTGGCGGCTGGAGCTTGGCCGATCTGGCCAATGCCGTGATGCAGGGTGTCTCGCCTTCGGGCGCGCATCTTTATCCGGCCTTCCCCTATACCACCTACAGCCATGCCAAACCGCAGGACATTGCCGATCTTTATGCCTTCCTGAAGACCCTGCCCGCCTCTGACCAGCCAAACCAGGCGCACGATGTCGGCTTTCCCTTCAACATCCGCCGTGGCCTTGGCCTGTGGAAAGTGCTTTTCATGCGCAAGGGCTGGGTGGTTGCCGATGTAACCGGCGAAGAGGCCACGCGCGGGCGCTACCTTGCCGAAGCCTTGGGCCATTGCGGCGAATGCCACACCCCGCGCAACGCCATTGGTGGCCCGGATTACGCGCGCTGGCTGCAAGGCGCGCCAACACCCGACGGCAAGGGCAAGATCCCCGCAATCACACCGGACAAACTCACATGGTCGACGACGGATATCGCGGCTTATCTTTCCACCGGGTTTACGCCCGAATATGACAGCGCGGGCGGAGAGATGGCAGACGTGGTGCAAAACCTCGCACATCTGCCCGAGGCCGACCTGCTTGCCATTGCCGCTTATCTCAAGCAGGTGCCCGCCGCAGCCAAGTGA
- a CDS encoding CinA family protein, translating into MSAAHILKAARAQAVMIATAESCTGGMLAAALTDIPGSSDVFERGFVTYTNTAKQEMLGVSGATLVRVGAVSQEVAEEMAEGALTSSTAQLAVSITGIAGPGGSEHKPEGRVCFGLAMTGRPVHSETVEFGPLGRALVREAARDHALDLLLSALTAQSGSAPAYP; encoded by the coding sequence ATGAGTGCCGCGCACATACTCAAAGCCGCCCGCGCGCAAGCCGTGATGATCGCCACCGCCGAAAGCTGCACCGGCGGTATGCTCGCCGCTGCGCTCACTGATATTCCCGGCTCATCTGATGTGTTCGAGCGCGGTTTCGTCACCTATACCAACACCGCCAAGCAGGAGATGCTTGGCGTCTCGGGTGCCACACTTGTACGCGTCGGCGCCGTTTCCCAAGAGGTGGCCGAGGAGATGGCCGAAGGCGCATTAACGTCTTCAACCGCGCAACTTGCCGTGTCGATCACCGGCATCGCCGGGCCGGGCGGGTCCGAGCACAAACCCGAAGGCCGCGTCTGTTTCGGACTGGCCATGACGGGCCGCCCGGTGCACAGCGAAACTGTTGAGTTTGGCCCGCTTGGCCGCGCACTGGTGCGCGAAGCCGCACGCGACCATGCGCTTGACCTGCTGTTGTCGGCCCTGACGGCCCAGTCGGGCAGCGCGCCCGCTTATCCGTAA
- a CDS encoding DUF2270 domain-containing protein, with protein sequence MQDNPAKESGETERKTLTAPELTAVAHLYRGEVYRSTIWRTRLDTTTNWAVVTLGIALSISFASPDASPVPLVLVGVLVFFFLTLEARRYRYFNVWRARSRWMETHFYAPMLDDGNLHLEENWQKTLAQDYLSPKYHISFTRALGRRIRRSYFWILLIQSLSYAGKLAVHPTPMTSWNDVVVRADVGPLPGEVMIACGLLYVVSWGGFSIWSWRDDVRRSKSRGSGRSDAMG encoded by the coding sequence ATGCAGGACAATCCCGCGAAAGAAAGCGGCGAAACCGAACGTAAAACCCTTACGGCACCGGAATTGACGGCGGTTGCCCATCTTTACCGTGGTGAAGTTTATCGCAGCACGATCTGGCGAACCCGGCTCGACACAACAACCAACTGGGCGGTGGTCACGCTTGGCATTGCTCTGTCGATCTCATTCGCCTCCCCCGATGCGTCTCCGGTGCCGCTGGTTCTGGTTGGTGTGCTGGTGTTCTTCTTCCTGACACTCGAAGCACGGCGCTATCGCTATTTTAACGTCTGGCGGGCGCGGTCGCGCTGGATGGAAACACATTTCTACGCCCCGATGCTGGATGACGGCAATCTGCATCTTGAGGAAAACTGGCAGAAGACTCTGGCGCAGGATTATCTCAGCCCGAAATACCACATCTCCTTCACCCGCGCGCTGGGGCGGCGCATAAGGCGCAGCTATTTCTGGATTCTGCTGATCCAGTCGTTGTCTTATGCGGGCAAGCTGGCGGTCCATCCGACACCGATGACAAGCTGGAACGACGTGGTCGTGCGCGCCGATGTTGGCCCGCTTCCCGGCGAAGTGATGATTGCCTGCGGCTTGTTATATGTCGTCAGTTGGGGCGGCTTTTCGATCTGGTCCTGGCGCGACGATGTCCGGCGCAGCAAAAGCCGTGGTTCTGGCAGGTCGGACGCGATGGGATGA
- the hpt gene encoding hypoxanthine phosphoribosyltransferase: MTQRPYAIDEMISAKTIAARIEDLSHDIKTEFHDTNKLVVVGLLRGSFVFIADLVRELDLPVEVDFLEVSSYGDSMESSREVRILKDLRGQIEGRDVLVVEDIVDTGFTLQHVLQLLKSRNPAKLRSIALLDKPTRRETDVKADWIGFEIPDEFVVGYGIDFAQRDRNLPCIGKVRFTDQA; the protein is encoded by the coding sequence ATGACACAGCGCCCCTATGCGATTGACGAAATGATCTCGGCCAAGACGATCGCCGCCCGGATCGAAGATTTGTCCCACGACATCAAAACAGAGTTTCATGATACCAACAAGCTTGTCGTGGTCGGGCTTTTGCGCGGTTCATTCGTGTTTATCGCCGATCTGGTGCGCGAGCTCGATCTGCCGGTCGAGGTCGATTTCCTTGAAGTATCCTCCTATGGCGATTCGATGGAATCGAGCCGCGAAGTGCGTATCCTCAAGGATTTGCGTGGTCAGATCGAGGGGCGCGATGTGCTGGTCGTGGAAGATATCGTCGATACCGGCTTCACACTGCAACATGTGCTGCAATTGCTGAAAAGCCGCAATCCCGCCAAACTGCGCAGCATCGCCCTGCTCGACAAGCCCACCCGGCGCGAAACCGACGTAAAGGCCGACTGGATCGGCTTTGAAATCCCCGATGAATTCGTCGTCGGCTATGGCATCGACTTTGCGCAGCGTGACCGCAACCTGCCCTGCATCGGCAAGGTGCGATTCACCGATCAGGCCTGA
- a CDS encoding trimethylamine methyltransferase family protein, whose product MSETATAGGRRRQRGGGGAARRAERTAVSFETAKFITRNIPNFEVLNEEALEIIEYNAETVLEEIGVNFVNNPGALKRWTDAGASVDGERVHIPRGLARKLCKTAPSQFTQVARNPERSVEVGGRNLVLAPVYGPPFVRDNAGGRRYATMDDFSKFVKLTYMSKYLHHSGGTVCEPTDVAVNKRHLDMLHAHMTLSDKPFMGSVTDPSRARDSVEMCEILFGKEFVAQNTVMTSLININSPLTFDDTMMGALEAYAAAGQACIVSPFIVGGAMAPVSVMGTLTQVLAEVMAGIGYSQLVRPGAPVIFGAFVTSIDMASGSPTFGTPEASLVTYGAGQLARRMGLPFRSAGAFNGSKLPDAQAAYESANSLNMGLLSGVNFMLHAAGWLEGGLVSSIEKFVMDADQLGILHRMAEGVSTDENAQAMGALREVGPGSHYLGCEHTQANYKNAFWKTDLLDYKPFETWEEEGARDTAALAGERATKLLDAYQAPALDPGINEALSEYITKKKAAEPDAFV is encoded by the coding sequence ATGAGCGAGACAGCAACGGCAGGCGGACGCAGGCGGCAACGTGGTGGCGGGGGTGCCGCAAGGCGCGCCGAACGGACCGCAGTTTCGTTTGAAACGGCGAAATTCATTACTCGCAATATTCCCAATTTCGAAGTGCTGAACGAAGAGGCGCTTGAAATTATCGAATACAACGCTGAAACGGTGCTCGAAGAGATCGGCGTCAATTTCGTTAACAACCCCGGCGCGCTGAAGCGTTGGACGGATGCAGGGGCCAGTGTCGATGGCGAGCGGGTGCATATCCCGCGCGGATTGGCGCGCAAGCTGTGCAAGACAGCCCCCAGCCAGTTTACCCAAGTCGCCCGCAATCCAGAGCGTAGTGTAGAGGTTGGCGGGCGCAATCTGGTGCTGGCGCCGGTTTATGGCCCGCCCTTCGTGCGCGATAACGCGGGCGGGCGGCGCTATGCGACGATGGATGACTTTTCCAAGTTCGTGAAACTTACCTATATGTCGAAATACCTGCATCACTCCGGCGGCACGGTCTGTGAGCCGACGGATGTGGCGGTGAACAAGCGCCATCTTGATATGCTGCACGCGCATATGACGCTTTCTGACAAGCCGTTCATGGGCTCGGTCACGGACCCAAGCCGGGCGCGCGACAGCGTGGAAATGTGCGAGATTCTGTTCGGCAAGGAGTTCGTGGCGCAGAACACGGTGATGACGTCGCTGATCAACATCAACTCGCCGCTGACCTTCGATGATACGATGATGGGCGCGCTTGAGGCGTATGCGGCGGCGGGGCAGGCCTGTATCGTGTCGCCGTTCATCGTCGGCGGCGCAATGGCGCCGGTTTCGGTGATGGGCACGCTGACGCAAGTGTTGGCCGAGGTCATGGCCGGGATCGGATATAGCCAGTTGGTGCGCCCCGGTGCGCCGGTTATTTTCGGCGCTTTCGTCACCTCGATCGACATGGCAAGCGGCTCTCCGACGTTCGGCACGCCTGAGGCAAGTCTGGTGACCTACGGCGCCGGACAGCTGGCGCGGCGCATGGGGCTGCCTTTCCGGTCGGCGGGGGCGTTCAACGGCTCGAAACTGCCGGATGCACAGGCTGCATATGAAAGTGCCAACTCGCTTAATATGGGGCTGCTTTCCGGCGTTAACTTCATGCTCCACGCGGCGGGGTGGCTGGAAGGCGGATTGGTCAGTTCGATCGAGAAGTTTGTGATGGACGCGGATCAATTGGGCATTCTGCATCGGATGGCTGAAGGGGTGTCCACCGATGAGAACGCCCAAGCGATGGGTGCGCTGCGCGAGGTTGGCCCCGGCTCGCATTATCTTGGTTGTGAGCATACGCAGGCCAATTACAAGAACGCGTTCTGGAAAACCGATCTTCTGGACTACAAACCGTTTGAGACTTGGGAAGAGGAAGGCGCGCGCGACACCGCGGCATTGGCCGGTGAACGGGCAACCAAGCTGCTTGACGCCTATCAGGCGCCAGCACTTGATCCGGGGATCAATGAGGCTTTGTCAGAGTATATCACCAAGAAGAAAGCCGCAGAGCCGGACGCATTCGTCTGA
- a CDS encoding type II toxin-antitoxin system RatA family toxin, whose product MPTHSETRILPYSAEQMFDLVADVARYPEFLPWCAAARVRSVTALPDGGEEMLADLVIAFKVFRERFGSRVGLYPERRHVDTEYLDGPFKYMKSTWDFKDVEDGVEVRFFVDFEFKNVLLQKAIGLFFNQAMQRIVRAFETRAAALYG is encoded by the coding sequence ATGCCGACCCATTCGGAAACCCGTATTCTGCCCTATAGCGCAGAGCAGATGTTTGATCTGGTGGCCGATGTGGCGCGCTATCCGGAGTTCTTGCCATGGTGCGCGGCGGCGCGGGTGCGCTCGGTCACGGCCTTGCCGGACGGCGGAGAGGAAATGCTGGCCGACCTGGTGATTGCCTTCAAGGTGTTCCGTGAACGATTCGGCAGCCGCGTCGGGCTTTACCCGGAGCGGCGGCATGTTGATACAGAATATCTTGACGGGCCATTCAAATACATGAAATCGACATGGGATTTCAAGGATGTGGAGGATGGGGTTGAAGTAAGGTTCTTCGTCGATTTCGAGTTCAAGAATGTTCTTTTACAAAAGGCGATTGGGCTTTTCTTCAATCAGGCCATGCAACGCATCGTGCGCGCATTCGAGACCCGCGCGGCGGCGCTTTACGGATAA
- a CDS encoding DUF6477 family protein, whose amino-acid sequence MTDLLTQLAQTKRPRLLIEAARAGVDDYHRDSHLTRHLGYGALPRAGEALKPLLEKEQLIDAQRREGDNNYSLVTHVDLLIAVMGEARLARALCPG is encoded by the coding sequence ATGACAGATCTACTGACACAGCTTGCGCAAACCAAGCGCCCTCGCCTGCTGATCGAAGCCGCCCGCGCCGGGGTGGACGATTATCATCGCGACAGCCATTTGACGCGCCATCTTGGCTACGGCGCCTTACCCCGCGCCGGTGAAGCGTTGAAACCATTGCTTGAAAAAGAACAGCTGATCGACGCACAACGCCGCGAAGGCGATAACAACTATTCGCTTGTCACCCATGTTGATCTGCTGATTGCGGTCATGGGGGAGGCCCGCCTTGCCCGCGCCCTTTGTCCGGGTTGA
- the dusB gene encoding tRNA dihydrouridine synthase DusB, with protein sequence MAGITDLPFRNLVSGFGAGLVTSEMITSGEFLTGRPGTRQKAELGARVENTAVQIAGRAAAAMGDVARQVADMGARVIDINMGCPAKKVTGGLSGSALMREPARALRLIEAVVAAVDLPVTLKMRLGWDESSFNAPDLARMAEAAGVQRLVIHGRTRCQFYKGRADWAAIRAVVDAVDIPVFANGDITSVAAARAALNASGAAGVMIGRGAQGRPWLLAEIGHALFGTAAPIVPHGGTLFRMIADHYEAMLSFYGKTLGTRVARKHLGWYMDAAGTPAEVRRAVLTGQDVAYVLSLLPEAICAAEPEAA encoded by the coding sequence ATGGCCGGAATCACCGATTTGCCGTTTCGCAATCTGGTCAGCGGGTTCGGGGCCGGGCTGGTGACATCCGAGATGATTACCAGCGGTGAATTTTTAACCGGGCGGCCGGGGACACGCCAGAAGGCGGAACTGGGTGCGCGGGTCGAAAATACCGCCGTGCAGATTGCCGGACGCGCGGCGGCAGCGATGGGCGATGTGGCGCGGCAGGTGGCCGACATGGGCGCGCGGGTGATCGACATCAATATGGGCTGTCCGGCCAAGAAAGTGACCGGCGGGCTTTCGGGATCTGCGCTGATGCGGGAACCGGCGCGGGCGCTGCGGTTGATCGAGGCGGTGGTTGCGGCGGTCGACCTGCCGGTGACGCTGAAAATGCGGCTGGGTTGGGATGAGAGCAGCTTCAACGCGCCCGATCTGGCGCGTATGGCGGAAGCGGCGGGGGTGCAGCGGCTGGTGATCCATGGCCGCACGCGCTGCCAGTTCTACAAGGGCCGCGCCGATTGGGCGGCGATCCGGGCGGTGGTGGATGCGGTGGACATCCCGGTGTTTGCCAATGGCGATATTACATCTGTCGCGGCGGCGCGCGCGGCCCTCAACGCCTCGGGGGCGGCGGGGGTGATGATTGGGCGCGGCGCGCAGGGGCGCCCGTGGTTGCTGGCTGAAATTGGCCATGCGCTGTTTGGCACAGCGGCCCCTATTGTGCCGCACGGCGGCACACTTTTCCGTATGATTGCAGATCATTATGAGGCGATGCTAAGCTTTTACGGCAAAACCCTTGGCACCCGCGTCGCGCGTAAGCATCTTGGGTGGTATATGGATGCGGCGGGCACACCTGCCGAGGTGCGGCGGGCGGTCTTGACCGGTCAGGATGTGGCCTATGTGCTCTCGCTTTTGCCGGAAGCGATCTGCGCCGCTGAGCCGGAGGCCGCATGA
- a CDS encoding DUF6456 domain-containing protein encodes MRYHLGESPLIALARRKDRDGTPFLSEDLVAAGERLREDFELAQMGQKPVRQNWERFMTGPVDASPKPGEELGGSSVARARVVGALGDLGPGLGDVVLRCCCYMDGLEATERKMGWSARSGKIVLRIALQRLKRHYAQLGESAGMIG; translated from the coding sequence GTGCGCTATCATCTGGGGGAATCGCCGCTGATCGCGCTGGCACGGCGCAAGGACCGTGATGGCACGCCGTTTCTGAGCGAGGATCTGGTCGCGGCCGGGGAGCGGTTGCGGGAAGACTTTGAGTTGGCGCAGATGGGCCAGAAGCCGGTGCGGCAGAACTGGGAACGGTTCATGACCGGACCGGTTGATGCAAGCCCGAAACCGGGAGAGGAACTCGGCGGGTCGAGTGTTGCACGTGCGCGGGTGGTTGGCGCGCTTGGCGACCTTGGGCCGGGGCTGGGCGATGTGGTGCTGAGGTGTTGTTGCTACATGGACGGGTTGGAAGCCACCGAGAGGAAGATGGGCTGGAGCGCGCGTTCGGGCAAGATCGTGCTGAGGATCGCGTTGCAACGGCTGAAGCGGCACTATGCGCAATTGGGCGAAAGCGCCGGGATGATCGGGTGA
- a CDS encoding cytochrome c produces the protein MKRTIAALSGLILAGSVASTAISQEQIDKNLQSAITARESLMHLFAFNVGLLGAMAKGEVPYDAAAAEKAATDIVLLSKHDQSRLWPKGSDNFALGEKATRAKPDIWDKPDEFATKYQALVDGAAAMETAAGGGLDSLKGGMAALGGSCGGCHKAFRQSRD, from the coding sequence ATGAAACGCACCATCGCAGCCCTGTCCGGCCTCATTCTGGCCGGTTCCGTTGCCAGCACCGCAATCAGCCAAGAACAAATCGACAAGAACTTGCAAAGCGCCATTACGGCGCGCGAATCCTTGATGCATCTGTTTGCGTTCAATGTTGGTCTGCTCGGGGCCATGGCCAAAGGCGAAGTCCCCTATGACGCCGCCGCCGCCGAAAAGGCCGCGACCGATATCGTGCTTCTTTCCAAGCATGACCAATCCCGCCTCTGGCCCAAAGGGTCGGATAATTTTGCGCTTGGCGAAAAAGCCACCCGCGCAAAGCCCGATATCTGGGACAAGCCGGATGAATTCGCGACCAAGTATCAAGCACTGGTCGACGGTGCCGCAGCGATGGAAACCGCAGCAGGCGGCGGGCTTGATTCGCTCAAGGGCGGCATGGCGGCCCTTGGTGGCTCCTGTGGCGGATGCCACAAAGCCTTCCGCCAGTCGCGTGACTAA